In one Zalophus californianus isolate mZalCal1 chromosome 10, mZalCal1.pri.v2, whole genome shotgun sequence genomic region, the following are encoded:
- the LOC113932855 gene encoding complement factor H-related protein 2-like isoform X2 produces MLIMEMWAPRKLSSSLWTQIICTEEGWSPTPKCIRQCFFPWVENGHSASSGQTHQEGDTVQIVCDTGYSLLYNQSSIRCAESGWSTPPKCSQRDPKGKCDPPPPIDNGDITSFPLPAYAPGSSVEYQCQDFYTLQGNRTIICRNGQWSKPPKCLDACVVSEEVMEKHNIQLRWRHEKKFYSKTGDNIEFICKAGYHKKSPAHAFRVTCWEGKVMYPTCV; encoded by the exons ATGCTGATTATGGAGATGT GGGCACCTAGGAAGCTCAGTTCG TCACTCTGGACTCAAATAATCTGCACAGAGGAAGGATGGTCACCAACACCAAAGTGTATCA GGCAGTGCTTTTTCCCTTGGGTGGAAAATGGTCATTCGGCATCTTCAGGACAGACACACCAGGAAGGTGACACTGTACAAATTGTCTGTGATACAGGCTACAGCCTTCTATATAATCAGAGCAGCATCCGATGTGCAGAAAGTGGCTGGTCCACTCCTCCTAAATGCAGTCAGCGAG aCCCTAAAGGAAAATGTGATCCCCCTCCACCTATTGACAATGGAGACATTACCTCATTCCCATTACCAGCTTATGCTCCAGGATCATCAGTTGAGTACCAATGCCAGGACTTCTATACACTTCAGGGAAACAGGACTATAATATGTAGGAATGGACAGTGGTCAAAACCACCAAAATGCTTgg ATGCATGTGTGGTATCAGAAGAAGTCATGGAAAAGCATAACATACAATTACGATGGAGACAtgagaaaaaattttattctaaaacagGGGATAATATTGAATTTATATGTAAAGCTGGATATCATAAAAAGTCACCAGCTCATGCATTTCGAGTAACCTGTTGGGAAGGGAAAGTGATGTATCCCACTTGTGTATAA
- the LOC113932855 gene encoding complement factor H-related protein 2-like isoform X1 has product MLLLISIIFILWVSCAHGQGGTCDFPEIKHGNIYDEDRYKQSFPVAIGKYFYYSCDHSFVSPSQSLWTQIICTEEGWSPTPKCIRQCFFPWVENGHSASSGQTHQEGDTVQIVCDTGYSLLYNQSSIRCAESGWSTPPKCSQRDPKGKCDPPPPIDNGDITSFPLPAYAPGSSVEYQCQDFYTLQGNRTIICRNGQWSKPPKCLDACVVSEEVMEKHNIQLRWRHEKKFYSKTGDNIEFICKAGYHKKSPAHAFRVTCWEGKVMYPTCV; this is encoded by the exons TGTGGGTTTCCTGTGCTCATGGACAAG gaggaACTTGtgattttccagaaataaaacatggaaaCATATATGATGAAGACAGATATAAACAAAGCTTCCCCGTTGctataggaaaatatttctacTATTCCTGTGATCACAGCTTTGTGTCTCCTTCACAGTCACTCTGGACTCAAATAATCTGCACAGAGGAAGGATGGTCACCAACACCAAAGTGTATCA GGCAGTGCTTTTTCCCTTGGGTGGAAAATGGTCATTCGGCATCTTCAGGACAGACACACCAGGAAGGTGACACTGTACAAATTGTCTGTGATACAGGCTACAGCCTTCTATATAATCAGAGCAGCATCCGATGTGCAGAAAGTGGCTGGTCCACTCCTCCTAAATGCAGTCAGCGAG aCCCTAAAGGAAAATGTGATCCCCCTCCACCTATTGACAATGGAGACATTACCTCATTCCCATTACCAGCTTATGCTCCAGGATCATCAGTTGAGTACCAATGCCAGGACTTCTATACACTTCAGGGAAACAGGACTATAATATGTAGGAATGGACAGTGGTCAAAACCACCAAAATGCTTgg ATGCATGTGTGGTATCAGAAGAAGTCATGGAAAAGCATAACATACAATTACGATGGAGACAtgagaaaaaattttattctaaaacagGGGATAATATTGAATTTATATGTAAAGCTGGATATCATAAAAAGTCACCAGCTCATGCATTTCGAGTAACCTGTTGGGAAGGGAAAGTGATGTATCCCACTTGTGTATAA
- the LOC113932855 gene encoding complement factor H-related protein 2-like isoform X3, giving the protein MDKSLWTQIICTEEGWSPTPKCIRQCFFPWVENGHSASSGQTHQEGDTVQIVCDTGYSLLYNQSSIRCAESGWSTPPKCSQRDPKGKCDPPPPIDNGDITSFPLPAYAPGSSVEYQCQDFYTLQGNRTIICRNGQWSKPPKCLDACVVSEEVMEKHNIQLRWRHEKKFYSKTGDNIEFICKAGYHKKSPAHAFRVTCWEGKVMYPTCV; this is encoded by the exons ATGGACAAG TCACTCTGGACTCAAATAATCTGCACAGAGGAAGGATGGTCACCAACACCAAAGTGTATCA GGCAGTGCTTTTTCCCTTGGGTGGAAAATGGTCATTCGGCATCTTCAGGACAGACACACCAGGAAGGTGACACTGTACAAATTGTCTGTGATACAGGCTACAGCCTTCTATATAATCAGAGCAGCATCCGATGTGCAGAAAGTGGCTGGTCCACTCCTCCTAAATGCAGTCAGCGAG aCCCTAAAGGAAAATGTGATCCCCCTCCACCTATTGACAATGGAGACATTACCTCATTCCCATTACCAGCTTATGCTCCAGGATCATCAGTTGAGTACCAATGCCAGGACTTCTATACACTTCAGGGAAACAGGACTATAATATGTAGGAATGGACAGTGGTCAAAACCACCAAAATGCTTgg ATGCATGTGTGGTATCAGAAGAAGTCATGGAAAAGCATAACATACAATTACGATGGAGACAtgagaaaaaattttattctaaaacagGGGATAATATTGAATTTATATGTAAAGCTGGATATCATAAAAAGTCACCAGCTCATGCATTTCGAGTAACCTGTTGGGAAGGGAAAGTGATGTATCCCACTTGTGTATAA